The following proteins are co-located in the Clostridia bacterium genome:
- a CDS encoding InlB B-repeat-containing protein, with protein sequence TDYTRLSEYTKLQTGRQYGLLVVLQPIDGYYFNVPRSLSSLELCDTSGKIITTSMVQWDGAGIYAFDYMNTAGTECLFFYTKWATAAEPIDYVQFDIDEPVVGEIPDYTPAYPAGAHYYSANDIYMEDPEYNTEYHNDVMWDYLPYGEVIYDNSSHSHFLHMYITAEKGYAFPRDTDSIRIMVNGNEIGLYSYTVATPAANKLELWITFDSNLRRKVSFADDVFGAAPPAQYVANGDCAVRPEDPIAYGHTFCGWYTDPACTISYDFSKPVTADIILYAKWTEGGFMKGDFNGNGKIEVDDALAALRIAAKLAEATGDDLVIGDIDGNGKIEVDDALAILRVAAKLAPPESL encoded by the coding sequence ATACCGACTATACCCGTCTGAGCGAATACACGAAGCTGCAGACGGGACGGCAGTACGGTCTCTTGGTCGTGCTGCAGCCGATTGACGGATACTATTTCAACGTCCCGCGGAGCTTGAGCAGTCTTGAACTCTGTGATACTTCGGGCAAGATCATCACAACCAGTATGGTGCAGTGGGATGGCGCGGGCATCTATGCGTTCGACTATATGAATACGGCCGGCACCGAGTGTCTTTTCTTCTACACCAAATGGGCGACTGCCGCCGAACCGATCGACTACGTTCAGTTCGACATCGACGAGCCGGTGGTTGGGGAGATACCCGACTATACGCCGGCATATCCCGCCGGCGCGCACTACTACTCGGCGAACGACATCTATATGGAGGATCCCGAATACAACACTGAATACCATAACGACGTAATGTGGGACTACCTGCCATACGGCGAAGTTATCTACGATAACAGCAGCCACAGCCATTTCTTGCATATGTATATCACCGCCGAGAAAGGATACGCCTTCCCGAGAGATACAGACTCGATCAGGATAATGGTCAACGGCAATGAAATCGGGCTGTATTCCTACACTGTTGCGACGCCGGCGGCAAACAAGCTGGAGCTTTGGATCACCTTCGATTCCAACCTGCGCCGCAAGGTTTCCTTCGCTGACGACGTATTCGGGGCGGCGCCTCCGGCGCAGTATGTGGCAAACGGCGATTGTGCCGTCAGACCAGAGGATCCGATCGCGTACGGCCACACATTCTGCGGCTGGTACACGGATCCCGCTTGCACGATCAGCTATGACTTTTCCAAACCCGTTACCGCCGACATAATACTTTATGCCAAGTGGACGGAAGGCGGTTTCATGAAGGGCGACTTCAACGGCAACGGTAAGATCGAGGTCGACGACGCCCTTGCTGCGCTCCGCATAGCCGCGAAGCTCGCCGAGGCGACGGGCGACGATCTTGTGATCGGCGACATCGACGGCAACGGCAAGATCGAGGTCGACGACGCGCTCGCGATCCTGCGCGTCGCCGCGAAACTGGCGCCGCCGGAATCGCTGTGA
- a CDS encoding cofactor-independent phosphoglycerate mutase yields the protein MKYVVVLGDGMADRPVPELENKTPLQAAHKPNIDSLARFSELGMVQTVPAGMKPGSDTANLAAMGYDPRFCYTGRSPLEAVSMGIKLKDTDVTYRCNLVTLAGGGVGEGVMADYSAGEITTAESRELVSFLSEKLSEDGFVLYPGISYRHCLVWNGGSTDVTLTPPHDILGKNTAAYLPKGEGAERLLKLMRDSAELLRDHPVNAARRAAGKNTADSLWIWGEGTKPAIPDFRALRGLKGAVISAVDLLKGIGISGGMESIDVEGATGTLTTNFSGKAEAAIDAFRRGADYVFIHMEAPDECGHQADIEGKVRSIELIDEKVVGRLLRELPEVCGEFSMLVMPDHPTPISIRTHCSDPVPFMIYRSGRDIGNGADRYDEDSAAKTGLFVPSGAELTERFLSE from the coding sequence ATGAAATACGTCGTCGTGCTCGGCGACGGGATGGCCGACCGTCCCGTGCCCGAGCTTGAAAACAAAACGCCGCTGCAGGCGGCGCACAAGCCGAATATCGACTCGCTCGCCCGTTTCAGCGAGCTGGGCATGGTGCAGACGGTTCCTGCCGGCATGAAGCCGGGCAGCGACACCGCCAACCTCGCCGCAATGGGCTACGACCCGCGCTTCTGCTACACCGGACGCTCGCCGCTCGAAGCGGTCAGCATGGGCATAAAGCTGAAGGACACCGACGTGACCTACCGCTGCAACCTCGTGACGCTCGCCGGAGGCGGCGTCGGCGAAGGCGTTATGGCCGACTACTCCGCGGGTGAGATAACCACCGCGGAAAGCCGCGAGCTCGTCAGCTTCCTCTCCGAAAAGCTGAGCGAGGACGGCTTCGTGCTCTACCCCGGGATCAGCTACCGCCACTGCCTCGTCTGGAACGGCGGATCGACCGACGTCACCCTGACTCCGCCGCACGACATACTCGGCAAGAACACCGCCGCCTATCTGCCGAAGGGCGAAGGCGCCGAGCGCCTGCTGAAGCTGATGCGCGACAGCGCGGAGCTGCTGCGCGATCACCCCGTCAACGCCGCGCGCCGCGCCGCCGGAAAGAACACCGCCGACTCCCTCTGGATCTGGGGCGAGGGAACAAAGCCCGCGATCCCCGACTTCCGCGCGCTGCGCGGGCTGAAGGGCGCGGTCATCTCCGCGGTCGACCTGCTGAAAGGCATCGGTATCAGCGGCGGCATGGAGAGCATCGACGTCGAGGGCGCGACCGGCACGCTGACCACCAACTTCAGCGGCAAGGCGGAGGCGGCGATAGACGCCTTCAGACGCGGCGCCGACTACGTTTTCATTCACATGGAGGCGCCGGACGAGTGCGGACATCAGGCGGATATCGAAGGCAAGGTGCGCTCGATAGAGCTGATCGACGAAAAGGTCGTCGGGCGGCTGCTGCGCGAGCTGCCGGAGGTCTGCGGCGAGTTCAGCATGCTCGTCATGCCTGACCACCCCACGCCGATAAGCATCCGCACCCATTGCTCCGACCCCGTGCCGTTCATGATCTACCGCAGCGGCCGCGATATCGGCAACGGCGCCGACCGTTACGACGAGGACTCCGCCGCGAAGACCGGGCTTTTCGTGCCGTCCGGCGCGGAGCTGACGGAGCGGTTTTTGAGCGAATAG
- the tsaD gene encoding tRNA (adenosine(37)-N6)-threonylcarbamoyltransferase complex transferase subunit TsaD, producing the protein MRILAIETSCDETSAAVTDGREVISNVVSTQISVHRVYGGVVPEIASRLHIESVVPVTEQALREAGMTYSGVDAVAVTNRPGLIGALLVGVNFAKGLAAALGKPLIPVHHMRGHIAANYITHPELEPPFLCLTVSGGHTNLVAVRGYTEFETLERTRDDAAGEAFDKAARVLGLPYPGGAEMDKLASAGNPDAYKFTAPVVHDNPLDFSFSGIKTAVVNLAHHAEQTGETLCVPDVAASFTKTVVGALTEHAEAALEQYGFGTLCLAGGVAANSHLRASLAQMAQRRGVRLLAPAPELCGDNAAMIGVQAAFEYAAGVRGDMTLNAEATAEL; encoded by the coding sequence ATGAGAATACTCGCGATAGAGACCTCCTGCGACGAGACCTCCGCCGCCGTCACCGACGGGCGCGAAGTGATTTCCAACGTCGTTTCAACACAAATAAGCGTACACCGCGTTTACGGCGGCGTAGTGCCCGAGATCGCCTCGCGGCTGCACATCGAATCGGTCGTGCCGGTAACGGAGCAGGCGCTGCGCGAAGCCGGAATGACCTACTCCGGCGTCGACGCTGTCGCGGTCACAAACCGCCCCGGCCTCATCGGCGCGCTGCTGGTCGGAGTCAACTTCGCCAAAGGGCTCGCCGCCGCGCTCGGCAAGCCGCTTATCCCCGTTCACCACATGCGCGGCCACATCGCCGCCAACTATATAACCCACCCCGAGCTCGAGCCGCCCTTCCTCTGCCTGACGGTCTCCGGAGGACACACCAACCTCGTCGCCGTCCGCGGATACACGGAGTTCGAAACGCTCGAGCGCACGCGCGACGACGCGGCGGGCGAGGCGTTCGACAAGGCCGCGCGCGTCCTCGGGCTGCCCTATCCCGGCGGCGCGGAGATGGATAAGCTCGCCTCCGCCGGCAACCCCGACGCGTATAAGTTCACCGCGCCGGTGGTGCACGATAATCCGCTCGACTTCTCGTTTTCCGGAATAAAGACCGCCGTGGTCAACCTCGCGCACCACGCGGAGCAGACGGGCGAAACGCTCTGCGTTCCCGACGTCGCCGCCTCCTTCACGAAGACGGTGGTAGGCGCGCTGACCGAGCACGCGGAGGCGGCGCTGGAGCAGTACGGCTTCGGCACGCTCTGCCTCGCGGGCGGCGTCGCCGCGAACTCCCACCTGCGCGCCTCGCTCGCTCAAATGGCGCAGCGCCGCGGAGTGCGCCTTCTCGCGCCCGCGCCCGAGCTGTGCGGAGACAACGCCGCGATGATCGGCGTGCAGGCGGCGTTCGAATACGCCGCCGGCGTACGCGGCGATATGACGCTCAACGCCGAAGCGACCGCGGAGCTTTGA